One window of Brevibacterium pigmentatum genomic DNA carries:
- the crtI gene encoding phytoene desaturase family protein gives MNRRSGSGAVSSPRTGIIGGGAAGLATAILLAREGHSVDLFEKNSELGGRIGVFEREGFRFDTGPSWYLMPEVFEHFFALAGTSAEAELDLRMLDPGYTVFSPPGPVDESTGAPGRTRELTIPQGRSRVRAIFESVERGTGGSLDDYLVSAARTKELALAHFLYNPFTSPRSLLHRDILGALPTLFRQLGTSLTDFANASFHDPVLRQILQYPAIFLGTDPRRAPAIYHLMSTLDLDQGVSYPMGGFHTIIDALVRLAERSGVRLHTGADVTHIDTEAAPGPGRTGRRATGLRWTDGAGRTRTHSADVIVSAADLHHTETQLLGPEDQSFPERSWSSVTSGPGAVLVFLGIEGELEALPHHSLFFTEDWESNFDAIFGSTQKIPSPASIYACRPSATDPTVAPPGHENLFLLIPVPADAGLGAGGDDGAGDPRIEAAADRAIDQIARWADIPDLRRRIRVRRTLGPTDFAEDFNSWLGGMLGPAHTLRQSAMFRRQNSSKAVDGLFYAGATTAPGVGVPMCLISAELVLKRLRGDSSPGPLPIPAP, from the coding sequence GTGAACCGGCGGAGCGGCTCCGGTGCCGTCAGCAGCCCGCGCACCGGCATCATCGGCGGGGGAGCCGCCGGGCTGGCCACAGCTATCCTCCTCGCCCGCGAAGGCCACTCGGTTGACCTGTTCGAGAAGAACAGCGAACTCGGCGGGCGCATCGGCGTGTTCGAGCGTGAGGGCTTCCGTTTCGACACCGGGCCCTCTTGGTATCTCATGCCCGAGGTCTTCGAACACTTCTTCGCTCTCGCCGGCACCAGCGCCGAGGCCGAACTCGACCTCCGCATGCTCGATCCCGGCTACACCGTATTCAGCCCACCGGGGCCGGTCGATGAGAGCACGGGCGCCCCGGGGCGCACGCGAGAACTGACGATCCCGCAGGGCAGGTCCCGGGTGCGGGCGATCTTCGAAAGCGTCGAGCGAGGCACGGGAGGTTCCCTCGACGACTACCTCGTCTCGGCCGCGCGCACAAAGGAACTCGCGCTCGCCCACTTCCTCTACAACCCCTTCACCTCGCCACGGTCCCTGCTCCATCGGGACATCCTCGGCGCGCTGCCGACACTGTTCCGGCAGTTGGGGACCTCTCTGACCGACTTCGCGAACGCATCGTTCCACGATCCGGTGCTGCGCCAGATCCTCCAATACCCCGCGATCTTCCTCGGCACCGACCCGCGACGGGCACCGGCGATCTACCACCTCATGAGCACCCTCGACCTCGACCAAGGTGTCAGTTACCCCATGGGCGGGTTCCATACGATCATCGACGCCCTCGTCCGGCTGGCCGAACGCTCCGGGGTGCGCCTGCACACAGGAGCCGATGTCACGCACATCGACACCGAGGCAGCACCCGGCCCCGGACGGACCGGACGCCGGGCAACCGGTCTGCGTTGGACCGATGGCGCTGGACGCACACGCACGCATTCCGCCGACGTCATCGTCTCCGCCGCCGACCTCCACCACACGGAGACGCAGCTGCTCGGCCCCGAGGACCAGAGCTTCCCGGAACGCTCCTGGTCGTCAGTGACGAGCGGCCCCGGGGCGGTGCTCGTCTTCCTCGGCATCGAGGGCGAGCTCGAGGCGCTGCCGCATCATTCGCTGTTCTTCACCGAGGACTGGGAGTCGAACTTCGACGCGATCTTCGGGTCCACGCAGAAGATCCCCTCACCGGCCTCGATCTATGCCTGCCGTCCCAGCGCCACCGATCCCACCGTCGCTCCGCCCGGGCACGAGAATCTCTTCCTCCTCATCCCCGTCCCCGCCGATGCAGGGCTCGGAGCCGGGGGAGACGACGGGGCAGGAGATCCGCGGATCGAAGCGGCCGCCGATCGTGCGATCGACCAGATCGCCCGATGGGCCGACATCCCCGACCTGCGCCGGCGCATCAGAGTGCGCAGGACGCTGGGACCGACGGACTTCGCCGAGGACTTCAACTCCTGGCTCGGCGGGATGCTGGGGCCCGCGCACACGCTGCGCCAGAGCGCGATGTTCCGCCGGCAGAACTCTTCGAAGGCAGTCGACGGGCTGTTCTATGCCGGTGCCACGACGGCGCCCGGGGTCGGCGTGCCGATGTGCCTCATCAGCGCCGAGCTCGTCCTCAAACGCCTCCGCGGAGACTCCAGCCCGGGACCACTGCCGATCCCTGCACCGTGA
- a CDS encoding gas vesicle protein K produces MTLNVNEESLKHGVLTLVVTLVEVIQEALETQAVRRMEGGDLTEDEQNRLGEALLELDEAMDQIKDQHGITGSVDDLHRGLDDVVDEVVDKLINPARWAEENGKGVE; encoded by the coding sequence ATGACGCTCAATGTCAACGAGGAGAGCCTTAAACACGGGGTTCTCACACTCGTCGTCACCCTCGTCGAGGTGATCCAGGAAGCCCTCGAGACCCAAGCGGTGCGCCGGATGGAAGGCGGGGACCTCACCGAGGACGAACAGAACCGCCTCGGCGAGGCTCTCCTCGAACTCGATGAGGCGATGGATCAGATCAAGGACCAACACGGGATCACCGGTTCCGTCGACGATCTGCACCGAGGCCTCGACGATGTCGTCGATGAAGTCGTCGACAAGCTCATCAATCCGGCCAGATGGGCCGAGGAGAATGGAAAGGGCGTCGAATGA
- a CDS encoding NAD-dependent epimerase/dehydratase family protein — protein sequence MRVAVIGATGNVGTAVLDVLGRTPEITSVLGISRRMPDTEAEPYSGCEWRSIDIAAASSEGTAHRDLTEALTGADAVIHLAWLIQPNSDRDLLRRVNVDGTARVAAAVAAAGVPHLVVASSVGAYSPDDSMDKRDEEWPTEGIRSSHYSVDKAAQERVLDDFCADHPEITVTRLRPALIFGAPAASEIQRYFLGTWMPVQLLRAGRLPFLPLPAGLRGVQAVHSTDVARAYVASVLRRRSGAFNICADDVLHPKDLAELLDHGRHIPVPNGAVRAALGMGHSSSLVAADAGWLDMGLHVPLMDNGRARRELGWEPEYSAMDAARELLKGMADGEGAASVPLRPRDVEHTRLRATDDTSRGHDAPGADEHVDMDLLGLYLSDHLTGATAGAERIERMAADFIDTPVFAALSELAAEIRGEHLYVRHLIGELGFRRRPLAEAVSWVGERVGRLKSNGSLLKRSPMTLVLEAELMRSAVIGKLGMWQTLEGNAEALGLDAEQFRGFAQKAEHQREVLDTVHSYARSRAFRRYRAVYDQASGVSPVRGD from the coding sequence ATGAGAGTCGCAGTCATCGGAGCCACCGGCAACGTCGGCACAGCGGTCCTCGACGTGCTCGGGCGCACGCCCGAAATCACCTCGGTGCTGGGGATCTCCAGACGGATGCCCGACACCGAGGCCGAACCGTATTCCGGATGCGAATGGAGATCGATCGACATCGCCGCCGCGAGCAGCGAGGGCACGGCCCACCGCGATCTCACAGAAGCGCTGACCGGTGCCGACGCCGTCATCCATCTGGCCTGGCTGATCCAGCCCAACAGCGACCGGGACCTGCTCCGACGCGTCAACGTCGACGGCACGGCCCGTGTGGCCGCAGCCGTCGCGGCGGCCGGCGTCCCACATCTCGTCGTGGCGTCCTCGGTCGGCGCCTACTCTCCCGATGACAGCATGGACAAGCGCGATGAGGAATGGCCGACCGAGGGGATCCGCTCTTCCCACTACAGTGTGGACAAAGCCGCCCAGGAACGCGTGCTCGACGACTTCTGCGCCGACCACCCCGAGATCACCGTGACCCGACTGCGTCCTGCGCTCATCTTCGGTGCCCCTGCCGCCTCGGAGATCCAGCGCTATTTCCTGGGAACCTGGATGCCCGTCCAGCTGCTGCGCGCGGGCCGACTGCCGTTCCTTCCACTGCCTGCGGGACTGCGCGGCGTCCAAGCCGTCCACTCGACCGATGTCGCCCGTGCCTATGTCGCCAGTGTCCTCCGTCGCCGTTCGGGCGCCTTCAACATCTGCGCCGATGATGTCCTCCATCCGAAGGATCTGGCCGAACTGCTCGACCACGGCAGGCACATCCCGGTGCCGAACGGCGCAGTGCGCGCGGCTCTGGGCATGGGCCATAGCAGCTCACTGGTCGCCGCCGATGCCGGATGGCTGGACATGGGCCTGCACGTGCCGCTGATGGACAACGGCCGCGCACGCCGGGAACTCGGCTGGGAGCCGGAGTACAGTGCCATGGACGCCGCGCGCGAACTGCTCAAAGGCATGGCCGACGGCGAGGGTGCCGCCTCCGTCCCGCTGCGTCCACGCGATGTCGAACATACGCGCCTGCGGGCAACGGACGATACGAGCCGCGGGCACGACGCACCGGGTGCGGACGAGCACGTCGACATGGACCTCCTAGGTCTCTATCTCAGCGACCATCTCACCGGGGCCACCGCCGGCGCGGAGAGGATCGAACGGATGGCGGCCGACTTCATCGACACTCCCGTCTTCGCAGCCCTGTCCGAGCTGGCCGCGGAGATCCGCGGAGAGCATCTCTACGTGCGGCACCTCATCGGCGAGCTCGGTTTTCGGCGCCGTCCTCTCGCCGAGGCTGTGTCGTGGGTCGGCGAACGGGTCGGCAGGCTCAAGAGCAACGGCTCGCTGCTCAAACGCTCGCCCATGACCCTCGTGCTCGAAGCGGAGCTGATGCGCAGCGCGGTCATCGGCAAGCTGGGAATGTGGCAGACGCTTGAGGGCAACGCCGAGGCACTCGGCCTGGATGCCGAACAGTTCCGTGGTTTCGCGCAGAAGGCAGAACACCAACGTGAAGTGCTCGACACTGTGCACAGCTATGCTCGGAGCCGCGCGTTCCGCCGGTATCGGGCTGTCTACGATCAGGCCTCGGGAGTCAGCCCTGTGCGGGGCGACTGA
- a CDS encoding CDGSH iron-sulfur domain-containing protein gives MNTTPTTTITPCPDGPLLIRGDFAVLTAPGREETATERRVVALCRCGKTGIPPLCDGSHRAVGFRAPAPPPTEDQPTDPAEPSDND, from the coding sequence GTGAACACGACTCCGACCACCACCATCACTCCGTGCCCGGACGGGCCGCTGCTGATCCGAGGCGACTTCGCGGTCCTCACAGCACCAGGACGGGAGGAGACGGCAACCGAACGTCGGGTCGTCGCCCTCTGCCGGTGCGGGAAGACCGGAATCCCACCGCTGTGCGACGGCTCCCATCGGGCCGTCGGCTTCCGTGCTCCCGCACCACCGCCGACAGAAGACCAGCCGACAGACCCCGCGGAGCCATCGGATAACGACTGA
- a CDS encoding iron-containing redox enzyme family protein, whose protein sequence is MPRPRGEVTSLLLSVLTSDGGEAAELLPELDAAASSALVSSEDMFRDEDLQLALHLLYTLHTGPADFVHGDWEWDPSLIGIRGRIERRFETALRALAPLPDLIPRSGAELAQTLFSMTSEVAQPELATWAAKHASVDQLREFLIHKSIYTLREADPHSWAIPRLRGRAKAALVEIQADEYGGGRPERVHAEIFAQALRGFGLDDRPDHYLDDVPAVTLASVNAMNLFGLNRRLRGAAIGHLAAFEMTSSIPNGLYSRAFSRNGFDRDVTWYFDEHVEADAVHEQIAAHDLAGGAADDEPGLIPDILFGAAACLRLDDITGSRMLAAWSTGASSLRAGGRSL, encoded by the coding sequence ATGCCTCGGCCGAGAGGCGAGGTCACCTCGTTGCTGCTCAGCGTGCTCACATCTGACGGCGGGGAAGCTGCTGAGCTGCTGCCCGAACTCGACGCGGCCGCTTCTTCTGCGCTGGTGTCGAGTGAGGACATGTTCCGCGACGAGGATCTGCAGCTGGCGCTCCACCTTCTCTACACCCTGCACACCGGCCCTGCCGATTTCGTGCACGGAGACTGGGAATGGGACCCCTCGCTGATCGGGATCCGCGGAAGGATCGAGCGCCGCTTCGAGACCGCGCTGCGAGCACTCGCGCCATTGCCGGACCTCATTCCGCGCTCCGGCGCCGAACTCGCACAGACACTGTTCTCGATGACCAGCGAGGTGGCGCAGCCGGAGCTGGCCACATGGGCGGCGAAGCACGCGTCCGTCGACCAGCTGCGGGAATTCCTCATCCACAAGTCCATCTACACCTTGCGCGAAGCCGATCCCCATTCCTGGGCGATACCTCGACTGCGCGGACGGGCGAAGGCAGCCCTCGTCGAGATCCAGGCTGACGAATACGGCGGCGGCAGACCCGAGCGCGTCCACGCCGAGATCTTCGCCCAGGCGCTGCGCGGATTCGGTCTGGACGACCGACCCGATCACTACCTCGATGACGTGCCTGCGGTCACTCTCGCCTCGGTGAACGCGATGAACCTCTTCGGTCTCAACCGGCGCCTGCGAGGTGCCGCCATCGGTCATCTCGCGGCGTTCGAGATGACCTCGTCCATCCCCAACGGCCTCTACTCTCGTGCCTTCTCCAGAAACGGCTTCGACCGGGACGTCACGTGGTACTTCGACGAACACGTCGAAGCCGACGCCGTTCACGAACAGATCGCCGCACATGACCTCGCGGGAGGGGCAGCCGACGACGAACCGGGACTCATCCCCGACATCCTCTTCGGTGCCGCGGCCTGCCTCCGCCTCGACGACATCACCGGTTCCCGGATGCTCGCGGCCTGGTCCACAGGAGCCAGCTCGCTGCGAGCGGGCGGGAGGTCGCTGTGA
- a CDS encoding catalase produces the protein MSTEDRPIIPGKPGSRTPDFEEPTTPREPLPPKPDQSGPKPTSPTGAPSRDEQEDQAQQGSWLTTAQGARLYDTDHSLKAGSRGPTLLQDHHLREKITHFDHERIPERVVHARGSAAHGTFISYGNAATITKAAFLAPDVETEVFTRFSSVVGSRGSADAVRDTRGFATKFYTRDGVFDLVGNNIPVFFIQDAIKFPDIVHAAKPHPDREIPQAQSAHDTFWDFVSLHTEATHHTMWQMSDRGIPRSFRMMEGFGIHTFRTENSAGETSLVKFHWKPKAGVHSLIWEEAQMVNGVDPDFHRRDLADAIEAGACPQWELGVQVFPDDPHETFEGIDLLDPTKIVPEELAPVQPLGMLTLNRNPSNFFDETEQVAFHPGHVVPGIDITDDPLLQGRLFSYLDTQLTRLGGPNFSQLPINRPHCPVNDMFRDGMHQTADHRGTAPYKPNSLDGGNPFPAEQTDEHTFVEIAHEIPASKKERRSPESFDDHYSQPRMFWLSLTPVEQQHLADAFTFELGKCYEETIREREVAVLACIDSELARMVAEGLGLEAPAAQTPPRSDIEPSPALSQVGKRWPVDGRKIGIVTGSGTDPEQVIRAYDRIAEAGMVPITIAPVGGRITSGERSVAVERTYLTVASSELDAFFFADGAELTTEIELLITEAWRHLKFIAASGDSCTMMEKYGITADDPGVYCKDDLETALSQLQEGLSEHRAWARVEA, from the coding sequence ATGAGTACAGAAGATCGACCGATCATTCCGGGCAAACCCGGTTCCCGCACTCCGGACTTCGAGGAGCCGACGACGCCGCGAGAGCCGTTGCCGCCGAAGCCCGATCAGAGCGGTCCGAAGCCGACGTCACCCACAGGGGCGCCCAGTCGCGACGAGCAGGAGGACCAGGCCCAACAGGGCAGCTGGCTGACCACTGCCCAGGGCGCCCGGCTCTATGACACGGACCATTCGCTCAAGGCGGGTTCCCGTGGACCGACCCTGCTGCAGGACCACCACCTGCGGGAGAAGATCACCCACTTCGACCATGAGCGCATCCCCGAACGTGTCGTCCACGCGCGCGGTTCTGCCGCCCACGGCACGTTCATCTCCTACGGCAATGCCGCGACCATCACGAAGGCGGCCTTCCTCGCCCCCGACGTCGAGACGGAGGTCTTCACCCGCTTCTCCTCGGTCGTCGGCTCGCGCGGCTCGGCCGACGCCGTCCGCGACACCCGGGGCTTCGCGACGAAGTTCTATACGAGGGACGGTGTGTTCGACCTCGTCGGCAACAACATCCCGGTGTTCTTCATCCAGGATGCGATCAAGTTCCCCGACATCGTCCATGCGGCCAAACCGCACCCGGACCGTGAGATCCCGCAGGCGCAGAGCGCTCACGACACCTTCTGGGACTTCGTGTCCCTGCACACCGAGGCGACTCATCACACGATGTGGCAGATGTCCGATCGGGGCATCCCCCGCTCCTTCCGGATGATGGAGGGCTTCGGGATCCACACCTTCCGAACCGAGAACTCCGCCGGAGAGACCTCCCTGGTGAAGTTCCACTGGAAGCCGAAGGCCGGTGTGCATTCGCTCATCTGGGAGGAGGCCCAGATGGTCAACGGCGTCGATCCGGACTTCCATCGCCGGGACCTCGCCGACGCCATCGAGGCCGGAGCATGCCCGCAGTGGGAACTCGGCGTCCAGGTCTTCCCCGACGACCCCCATGAGACCTTCGAGGGAATCGACCTGCTCGATCCGACGAAGATCGTGCCCGAGGAGCTCGCACCCGTACAGCCGCTGGGAATGCTCACGCTCAACCGCAATCCCAGCAACTTCTTCGATGAGACCGAGCAGGTGGCGTTCCACCCCGGGCATGTGGTCCCGGGCATCGACATCACCGACGATCCGCTGCTCCAAGGGCGGCTGTTCTCCTATCTCGACACCCAGCTCACCCGACTGGGCGGGCCGAACTTCTCTCAGCTCCCGATCAACCGTCCGCACTGCCCGGTCAACGACATGTTCCGCGACGGAATGCACCAGACTGCCGACCATCGCGGCACCGCACCGTACAAGCCGAATTCGCTCGACGGCGGCAACCCGTTCCCTGCCGAGCAGACCGACGAGCATACGTTCGTCGAAATCGCCCACGAGATTCCGGCGTCGAAGAAGGAACGCCGTTCGCCGGAGTCCTTCGACGACCACTATTCCCAGCCGCGCATGTTCTGGCTCAGCCTCACCCCCGTCGAACAGCAGCACCTCGCCGATGCCTTCACCTTCGAGCTCGGCAAATGCTACGAGGAGACGATCCGGGAGCGCGAGGTCGCTGTGCTCGCCTGCATCGACTCGGAGCTTGCCCGCATGGTCGCCGAGGGGCTGGGTCTCGAGGCCCCTGCGGCTCAGACGCCGCCGCGCAGCGATATCGAACCGAGCCCGGCACTGTCCCAGGTGGGGAAGCGCTGGCCGGTCGACGGGCGCAAGATCGGCATCGTCACCGGCAGTGGGACCGACCCCGAGCAGGTCATCCGCGCCTACGACCGCATCGCCGAGGCGGGAATGGTCCCCATCACGATCGCTCCGGTGGGTGGACGCATCACCTCCGGCGAGCGGAGCGTCGCCGTCGAGCGGACATACCTGACCGTGGCCTCGAGCGAACTCGACGCCTTCTTCTTCGCCGATGGTGCCGAGCTGACCACCGAGATCGAGCTCCTGATCACGGAAGCGTGGCGTCATCTCAAGTTCATCGCCGCCAGCGGAGACTCCTGCACCATGATGGAGAAGTACGGCATCACGGCCGACGACCCCGGAGTGTACTGCAAAGATGACCTCGAAACGGCGCTCTCGCAGCTGCAGGAGGGGCTGAGCGAGCACCGAGCTTGGGCCCGGGTCGAGGCCTGA
- a CDS encoding zinc-dependent alcohol dehydrogenase: protein MRAVTWQGKRDVSVETVDDPIRHKSNDAIIEVTSTAICGSDLHLYEVLGPFMDRGDIIGHETMGRVVEAGPDSGLSTDDRVVVPFPISCGRCWMCEQGLYTQCETTQVRQYGSGAQLFGYSRLYGSVPGGQAEYLRVPYADVGPIKVGADLPDHRYLFLSDILPTAWQAVKYAGIREGDSLGVYGLGPVGQFAARIGRHLGAQVFALDPVPERRDMAARHGIEVFDFDEDAHSAIREATSGRGPDAVVDAVGMEAHGSPLASAAQQATGLLPPPAARKLMETSGIDRTAVLHAAIDLVRRGGTLSLSGVYGGALSPMPLLTLFDKQIQLRMGQCNVRSWTDDLLPLVESSDDPLGVDDLVTHRLPLDSAPEAYEMFQQKTDGCIKVVLDPNADL, encoded by the coding sequence ATGCGTGCAGTCACTTGGCAAGGCAAGAGAGACGTCTCTGTGGAGACGGTCGATGATCCGATCCGTCACAAGTCGAACGACGCGATCATCGAAGTCACCTCCACCGCCATCTGCGGCTCCGACCTTCACCTCTACGAAGTGCTGGGTCCATTCATGGACCGCGGGGACATCATCGGGCACGAGACGATGGGTCGAGTCGTCGAGGCCGGCCCCGATTCCGGCTTGTCGACCGACGATCGGGTGGTCGTGCCGTTTCCCATCTCCTGCGGCCGCTGCTGGATGTGCGAGCAGGGGCTGTACACCCAATGCGAGACCACACAGGTGAGGCAGTACGGGTCCGGGGCACAGCTGTTCGGCTACTCTCGACTCTACGGGTCTGTGCCCGGCGGGCAGGCAGAATACCTCCGTGTCCCCTATGCCGACGTCGGACCGATCAAGGTCGGTGCCGATCTTCCCGACCACCGCTACCTCTTCCTCAGCGACATCCTCCCCACGGCATGGCAGGCAGTGAAATACGCCGGGATCAGGGAAGGCGACTCGCTCGGCGTCTACGGTCTCGGGCCTGTCGGCCAGTTCGCCGCCCGCATCGGCAGACACCTCGGCGCGCAGGTCTTCGCTCTCGACCCGGTCCCCGAACGTCGTGACATGGCCGCTCGCCACGGGATCGAGGTCTTCGACTTCGACGAGGACGCACATTCGGCCATCCGAGAGGCCACCTCCGGGCGTGGGCCCGACGCGGTCGTCGACGCCGTGGGGATGGAAGCACACGGGTCCCCGCTGGCCTCGGCCGCACAGCAGGCGACCGGTCTGCTCCCGCCTCCGGCCGCGCGGAAGCTCATGGAGACCAGCGGCATCGACAGGACCGCGGTCCTCCACGCGGCGATCGATCTGGTCCGTCGGGGCGGGACCCTCTCGCTCAGCGGAGTCTACGGTGGGGCACTCTCACCCATGCCGCTGCTCACCCTCTTCGACAAGCAGATCCAGCTGCGGATGGGGCAGTGCAACGTCCGCAGCTGGACCGATGACCTTCTGCCGTTGGTCGAAAGCTCCGACGATCCGCTTGGCGTCGATGACCTCGTCACCCACCGGCTTCCCCTCGATTCAGCTCCCGAAGCCTATGAGATGTTCCAGCAGAAGACCGACGGCTGCATCAAGGTCGTCCTCGACCCGAACGCGGATCTGTGA
- a CDS encoding GvpL/GvpF family gas vesicle protein: MNAEGDMLYVYAIVAGDDYAPAVTGIDGSALHMVGRDTGPRAVVHRHTRGPFDGPDDSVRRWVLEHSEVIDDAWQNSPALLPVSFNVIVRSDPETEATATQQLEHWLDDSAVMLSRRLEELCDTSELRVEIFLDGGLLEEVDAEVGEMRTEMESRPAGVRRLLEKRLEKTEKEIVDRAADRIYPEIRARIAAHCLDIEEHRSTSRESGLTPVIMASCLVRSTDATALGAELTALKKAQPALSIRFLGPWPPYSFADVSISEERNPSSSAPDSPTPNPQGETT, encoded by the coding sequence ATGAACGCCGAGGGTGACATGCTCTACGTCTACGCCATCGTCGCCGGCGACGACTACGCTCCTGCCGTCACGGGCATCGACGGTTCCGCGCTCCACATGGTCGGACGCGACACCGGCCCGAGGGCCGTGGTCCACCGCCACACCCGAGGTCCCTTCGACGGGCCGGACGATTCCGTGCGTCGGTGGGTGCTCGAACACAGCGAAGTCATCGATGATGCCTGGCAGAACTCACCGGCCCTTCTCCCGGTCTCCTTCAACGTCATCGTCCGCTCGGATCCCGAGACCGAGGCGACTGCGACCCAACAGCTCGAACATTGGCTCGACGACTCCGCGGTGATGCTGTCGAGACGACTCGAGGAGCTGTGCGACACCTCCGAGCTGCGAGTCGAAATCTTCCTGGACGGAGGCCTGCTCGAGGAGGTCGACGCAGAGGTCGGCGAAATGAGGACGGAGATGGAGAGCCGTCCTGCAGGAGTGCGCCGACTGCTCGAGAAGCGACTGGAGAAGACGGAGAAGGAGATCGTCGATCGAGCGGCCGACAGGATCTACCCCGAGATCAGGGCCAGGATCGCCGCCCACTGCCTCGACATCGAGGAACACCGCTCCACGAGCCGCGAAAGTGGATTGACACCGGTGATCATGGCCTCATGCCTGGTGAGAAGCACAGACGCCACGGCACTGGGAGCCGAGCTCACCGCGCTCAAGAAGGCCCAGCCCGCTCTGTCCATCCGCTTCCTCGGCCCGTGGCCGCCGTATTCCTTCGCCGACGTCTCCATCAGCGAGGAGCGGAACCCGAGCAGCTCTGCACCAGACTCGCCGACGCCGAACCCGCAGGGCGAGACAACATGA
- a CDS encoding ANTAR domain-containing protein produces the protein MASRDLIGQAKGILMERHKISEHEAFLLLTKVSSKTNTKLREVAEEFVSTGALPGTVTD, from the coding sequence GTGGCCTCGCGGGATCTCATCGGTCAGGCGAAAGGGATCCTCATGGAACGGCACAAGATCAGTGAGCACGAGGCGTTCCTGCTGCTCACGAAGGTGAGCTCGAAGACGAACACGAAGCTGCGTGAGGTCGCCGAGGAGTTCGTCAGCACCGGTGCGCTGCCGGGCACGGTCACCGACTGA
- a CDS encoding phytoene/squalene synthase family protein, whose translation MTRRSSTIDELYTRTAEDASRAVIASYSTSFGLAVRLLGARNRHHIRNIYALVRIADEIVDGLALEAGLDEAEQREMLDRFASATHAALRNGISDNLVIHAFARTARAAGIDSELIDPFFASMRADLESADAGSGRRTEAATASPVRGFDAKEHAEYVFGSAEVVGLMCLKVFLIDLDRTPAEVARLEYGARQLGAAFQNVNFLRDLADDDQRLGRSYLTSGHRLTEAEKAEWVNTIRQQLDAAQDAITGLPKDARTAVRCACALFTALTERIASTPVAELYRHRVRVPSAVKARLTAHAVMTSAREGRK comes from the coding sequence ATGACGCGGCGAAGCAGCACCATCGATGAGCTCTACACGCGCACCGCCGAGGATGCGTCCAGGGCCGTGATCGCGAGCTATTCGACCTCTTTCGGTCTTGCGGTCAGACTGCTCGGAGCCAGAAACCGGCACCATATCCGCAATATCTACGCCCTGGTCCGCATTGCCGATGAGATTGTCGATGGCCTGGCCCTCGAAGCAGGGCTTGACGAGGCCGAGCAGCGGGAGATGCTGGACCGGTTCGCATCCGCCACCCACGCGGCGCTGCGCAACGGCATCAGTGACAACCTCGTCATCCATGCCTTCGCCCGGACCGCTCGCGCAGCAGGCATCGACTCCGAGCTCATCGACCCGTTCTTCGCCTCCATGCGGGCAGACCTGGAATCCGCGGACGCCGGTTCCGGTCGTAGGACCGAGGCGGCGACCGCGTCGCCGGTCCGCGGCTTCGACGCGAAGGAACATGCCGAGTACGTCTTCGGGTCCGCCGAGGTCGTCGGACTCATGTGCCTCAAGGTCTTCCTCATCGATCTCGACCGCACCCCCGCCGAGGTCGCCCGGCTCGAGTACGGGGCACGGCAGCTGGGAGCGGCGTTCCAGAATGTCAACTTCCTGCGCGACCTGGCCGATGATGATCAGCGCCTCGGCCGCAGCTACCTCACCTCGGGACACCGACTCACCGAGGCTGAGAAAGCCGAATGGGTGAACACGATCCGGCAGCAGCTCGACGCCGCGCAGGATGCCATCACCGGACTGCCGAAGGACGCGCGCACTGCGGTCCGCTGCGCCTGCGCGCTCTTCACCGCGCTCACCGAGAGGATTGCCTCTACTCCCGTCGCCGAGCTCTACCGACATCGGGTGCGGGTCCCGAGCGCCGTGAAGGCTCGACTGACAGCCCACGCAGTCATGACTTCAGCCCGCGAAGGTCGGAAGTGA